The following DNA comes from Streptomyces sp. NBC_00273.
GTGCCGCGCTCGAGGGCCTCGGTCAGGATCCGGCGGGCCGGGCGGTGCGCGGCCGACGCGACGGCCTCGACGAGGGCCTCCGGGCGGCGCTCCATCAGCGCGGGCACCACCAGCAGGTCCGCGTCCTCGGCCACGGCGGCCGGTTCGGTGTCGATGCGGTGGCCGAGCCCGGTGCGGACCCGGCGCCGCACGCCGACCGTGCGGATGTCGAAGGCGGGCGGCGGGGCTCCGGCCACCCGGCCGCGCAGCACGTCGGCGGTGTGCAGCACGTCCAGGACGGCGGAGATGCCCGAGTCGAAGACCCCGTCGAGGGCCAGTACGGCAACTTTCACCGCTCCACCGTAGCGTCGCCCGGTCCGGCAGGGGCTGTCGGAATCCGTACGGAGGCTGCCGGATCCGACACTCCCGATCTGCCCGGGCCGTGCCTAGGGTCGTTGCCATGACCACGTATGAGACCAGTGCCCCCGAGGCCGATGCCGATGCCGATGCCGTCGAGATCGGCGCCGCGCTCCGCAGCCGTACGCACACCTGGCAGCCGCGGCCGGAGATGACCCCGGAGATCCTCGGCATGAGCGGACTGGAGATCCTCCGGGCCAGCCTCAAGGGCGAACTGCCCGGCGCGTCGATGATGAGCACCCTGGGCTTCCGGCTCACCGAGGCCGCCGAGGGCGTCGCCGTCTTCGAGGGGGACCCGGGCGACCACCTGCTCAACCCCATGGGGACGGTGCACGGCGGCTTTCTGGCGACCCTGCTCGACTCGGCGCTCGGCTCGTCCGTGATGACCCTGCTCCCGGCCGGCACCGCCTACACCACGGTGCAGCTCGGGGTGCACATGATCCGGCCGGTCATGGCGGACACCCCCACCCTGCGGTGCGAGGGCACCGCCCTGCACGTGGGGCGGACCACCGCCACTGCGGAGGCGCGGGTCACGGGGACGCATGACGGGAAGCTCTACGCCCATGCGACTACGACGTGTGCGATCTTGCGCATGGGCTGACCGCGGCCATGTCCGGGCCGCGGTCAGCCCGGCCCAGGCCGAAGGGGCGCCGGGGCGCACATCGCCCCGGCGCCCCTTCGGCTGGATCGCCGCTGTTTGTCAGGATCACCCGGTTCGGGTCGGGCCGCCACTCGAACGGGTGCGGCGCCGTTGCGGGGGCGCTGCCCCCGAGCCCCCGCGCCTCAAACGCCGGCGGGGCTGAATGGGCGGGGCTCCGCCCCCGGCCCCGCGCCTCAAGCGCCGGCGGGCTGGAGGGGAAGCGGCGGGGCTGGAGGTGCTGGAAGAGCTGGAGGGGGAAGGGGCGCCTCAAGCGTCGGCGGGGCTGGGAGGGAGCCGGCTGGGGTGGGAGGGAGGCGGCCGGGGTGGAAGGGGGATGTGGGGCTGGGAGAACGGGGGGCCGCCGCGGGCCGCGCGGCTCAAGTGTTGGTGGGGCTAGGGGTGGGTGACGCGGAGTTCCTTGATGCCGTTGAGCCAGGCCGCGCGGAGGCGGCGTGGGGGTTCGGACGTCAGGTGGAGGTTCGGGAGGGCGTCGGCCAGGGCGTTGAAGATCAGGTCGATCTCCATCACGGCGAGGGACTTGCCGAGGCAGAAGTGCGGGCCGCCGCCGCCGAAGCCCAAGTGGGGGTTGGGGTCACGGGTGATGTCGAAGACGTCCGGGTTCGTGAAGACCTCGGGGTCGTGGTTGGCGGAGGAGTAGAACATCCCCACCCGGTCGCCCGCCTTGATCTTCGCGCCGCCCAGTTCGGTGTCCTGGGTGGCGGTGCGCTGGAAGGACACCACCGGGGTGGCCCAGCGGACGATCTCCTCGGCGGCCGTCGACGGCCGCGTCGCCTTGTAGAGCTCCCACTGCTCGGGATGGGTCAGGAAGGCGTGCATGCCGTGGCTGATGGCGTTGCGCGTGGTCTCGTTGCCCGCGACCGCCAGCAGCAGCACGAAGAAGCCGAACTCGTCGGAGCCGAGGTTGCCCTGGCCCTCGGCCGCCACCAGCTGCGTGACGATGTCCTTGGCCGGACATTCCTTGCGCTGGGCGGAGAGGTTCATCGCGTAACCGATGAGCTCCATCGCCGCGTTGGAGCCGACCTCCTCGGTGATCGCGTACTCCGGGTCGTCATAGGCGATCATCTTGTTCGACCAGTCGAAGATCTTCGCGCGGTCCTTCTGCGGTACGCCGATCAGTTCGGCGATGGCCTGAAGCGGGAGCTCGCACGCCACCTGCGTGACGAAGTCGAAGCTGCCGTCGGCCGCCGTGGCCACGGCCTCCTCGACGATCTTCCGGGCGCGGTCCCGCAGGGCCTCTTCCAGGCCGCGGATGGCCCGGGGGGTGAAGCCGCGCTGCACGATCTGGCGCACGCGGGTGTGTTCCGGCGGGTCCATGTTCAGCATGATCAGACGCTGGGCATCTATCGCATCACGCGGAATGTGCTCGTTGAAGCGGATGATCGCGGTGTTGGTCGTCGAGGAGAACAGTTCCGGGTGCGTGGAGACGTACTTGACGTCCGCGTGCCGGGTCACGGCCCAGTAGCCCTCGTCGTCGAAGCCGGTGACGCCCCGCCGCTGCGGGCACCACCACACGGGCGCGGTCTGCCGCAGCTGCGCGAACTCCGGGAAGGGGACGCGGCTCTGGAGCAGGTCTGGGTCGGTGGCGTCGAAGCCTTCGGGCAGTGCGGGGCAGGACATCGGGCAACTCCAAAGTCTGACGGACCATCAGAAGTTGGCTTGAAGGTAGTAACGAGTTCTAGAAGTGACAAGGGTCCTGGCGCCAACTGTTGCGTGTGGAATCCGTGCAGGCCGCGTGCAAGACCCTTGCGTGCCGGGGCCTCAGGTCATAAGACTGCGGGGAGAACTAGAACGCGTACTAGTTCGGGGCGGGGCGCCGGGACGGCCCGCCGTGCTGACGCAGTGCAGGAGAGGACGAGCTCATGGCCGCGGAACCCGTCATTGTCGAAGCCGTACGCACCCCCATCGGTAAGCGCGGGGGCGCTCTCGCCAACCTCCATCCCGCCTACCTGCTCGGTGAGACCTACCGCGAACTGCTGGCCCGTACCGGAATCCAGCCCGACTGCGTCGAGCAGATCGTCGGCGGAACCGTCACGCACGCCGGCGAACAGTCGATGAACCCCGCCCGCAACGCCTGGCTCGCGATGGGGCTCCCGTACGAGACCGCCGCGACCACGGTGGACTGCCAGTGCGGCAGCTCGCAGCAGGCTAACCACATGGTCGCCAACATGATCTCCGGCGGGGTCATGGACATCGGCATCGCCTGCGGCGTCGAGGCCATGAGCCGCGTGCCGCTCGGCTCCGGATCCAAGCACGGCCCGGGCAAGCCCTTCCCGGACGAGTGGAACGTCGACCTCCCCAACCAGTTCGAGGCCGCCGAGCGGATCGCCCGCCACCGGGGCCTGTCC
Coding sequences within:
- a CDS encoding cytochrome P450, with the translated sequence MSCPALPEGFDATDPDLLQSRVPFPEFAQLRQTAPVWWCPQRRGVTGFDDEGYWAVTRHADVKYVSTHPELFSSTTNTAIIRFNEHIPRDAIDAQRLIMLNMDPPEHTRVRQIVQRGFTPRAIRGLEEALRDRARKIVEEAVATAADGSFDFVTQVACELPLQAIAELIGVPQKDRAKIFDWSNKMIAYDDPEYAITEEVGSNAAMELIGYAMNLSAQRKECPAKDIVTQLVAAEGQGNLGSDEFGFFVLLLAVAGNETTRNAISHGMHAFLTHPEQWELYKATRPSTAAEEIVRWATPVVSFQRTATQDTELGGAKIKAGDRVGMFYSSANHDPEVFTNPDVFDITRDPNPHLGFGGGGPHFCLGKSLAVMEIDLIFNALADALPNLHLTSEPPRRLRAAWLNGIKELRVTHP
- a CDS encoding PaaI family thioesterase; this encodes MTTYETSAPEADADADAVEIGAALRSRTHTWQPRPEMTPEILGMSGLEILRASLKGELPGASMMSTLGFRLTEAAEGVAVFEGDPGDHLLNPMGTVHGGFLATLLDSALGSSVMTLLPAGTAYTTVQLGVHMIRPVMADTPTLRCEGTALHVGRTTATAEARVTGTHDGKLYAHATTTCAILRMG